One window of Klebsiella quasivariicola genomic DNA carries:
- a CDS encoding fimbrial protein: MKMKSLCLAMALVGLTSHYAAAADGTLNFIGKIVNSSCKLEGADKNGVIEVTMGSVPLSKLKNGTNGTGPEVGVNISVSDCEKGTYYIVLDGPSATEAPITNVLALDTDPNSAKKVGIKLTDRNNTPVTLDKPFDPTVDPSITIDADGGSGTFYLKAYYYTWDTDEVDAGAGNATARFTIMQE, encoded by the coding sequence ATGAAAATGAAATCACTTTGCCTGGCAATGGCACTCGTCGGCTTGACCTCACACTATGCCGCCGCGGCGGACGGTACGCTGAATTTTATCGGTAAAATTGTCAACTCAAGTTGCAAACTGGAAGGTGCCGATAAGAACGGTGTCATTGAAGTTACGATGGGCTCTGTTCCGCTGTCTAAATTAAAAAATGGTACCAATGGCACCGGGCCAGAAGTTGGGGTCAATATTAGCGTCAGCGATTGTGAAAAGGGCACGTACTATATTGTGCTCGACGGACCTTCAGCCACCGAGGCGCCTATCACTAACGTACTGGCTCTCGATACGGATCCGAATTCGGCTAAAAAAGTCGGCATTAAGCTAACCGACCGCAATAATACCCCGGTCACACTCGATAAACCTTTCGATCCCACCGTCGACCCGAGTATTACGATCGATGCCGATGGCGGCTCTGGTACCTTCTACCTGAAAGCCTATTACTACACCTGGGATACAGACGAAGTCGACGCTGGCGCCGGCAATGCGACCGCCCGGTTTACCATTATGCAGGAATAA
- a CDS encoding LuxR C-terminal-related transcriptional regulator — protein sequence MIIIISANKFFINGVRSLVNMTMSAQRRYSQTLFLDNISDVNDKSLTIARTIIVDYSHPDIQQLAALLYRKKKIIHGDIVFVVKSEILADPVENIIINSISTIVLDYIDVTQRLQKYLQNASDHRCIKVFRKSISSLDSCVNIKLTKQEDSLLPYIISGLNNKKIAQATDLSNMMISHYRRNIYQKLNVRNIAGLYHFLHSLEGG from the coding sequence ATGATTATTATCATTTCCGCCAATAAATTTTTTATTAACGGCGTCCGGTCTCTGGTTAACATGACCATGAGTGCTCAACGTCGGTATAGTCAAACATTGTTTCTGGATAATATTTCTGACGTGAATGATAAAAGTCTAACCATAGCCAGAACCATTATCGTGGACTATAGCCACCCGGACATTCAACAATTAGCCGCACTGCTCTATCGTAAAAAAAAGATCATTCATGGCGATATCGTTTTTGTCGTTAAAAGTGAGATTCTTGCCGATCCAGTCGAAAACATTATCATAAACTCTATTTCGACGATCGTGCTTGATTATATAGATGTTACCCAACGGCTGCAGAAATACTTACAGAATGCGTCTGATCATCGCTGTATTAAAGTGTTCAGAAAATCAATTAGCTCGCTGGACAGTTGTGTCAATATTAAACTTACGAAACAGGAGGACTCTCTTCTCCCCTATATCATCTCAGGTTTAAATAATAAGAAAATTGCTCAGGCCACCGACCTTAGCAATATGATGATCAGTCACTATCGGAGAAACATCTACCAGAAACTCAATGTCCGCAATATTGCAGGCCTGTATCATTTCCTGCACTCCCTGGAGGGGGGATAA
- a CDS encoding transporter substrate-binding domain-containing protein: MNALARAADTVTDAAGHSGMQNDNFKDGEMRLTVGLALTLAIMTCGAQARDMQSIEHSGELKVGVPGDYAPLAFRNAAGELQGYDVDMARDLGRTLGLKVSFAYTSWPALAADLQADKFDIAMGGVTETPARAQAFALSHPVVANGKIALANCQAAPRLGSLEKIDRPDVKVIVNPGGTNQSFVDEHIKQAQIIRVQNNVDNLQALRQKTADMMVTDLIEGDYYQSKEPGVFCVANETPFAGTASNKVYMMSKDNPALLEKVNQWLDSQDKEVLKRKWKIRG; this comes from the coding sequence ATGAATGCCCTGGCTCGCGCTGCGGATACTGTGACTGATGCGGCCGGTCACTCTGGCATGCAAAACGATAACTTTAAGGATGGCGAAATGAGACTGACGGTGGGGCTGGCGCTGACGCTGGCGATTATGACCTGCGGCGCCCAGGCGCGCGATATGCAATCTATCGAGCACAGCGGTGAACTGAAGGTGGGCGTGCCGGGCGATTACGCGCCGCTGGCGTTTCGCAATGCCGCCGGCGAACTGCAGGGCTATGACGTGGACATGGCCCGCGATCTCGGGCGCACGCTCGGCCTCAAGGTGAGCTTCGCCTACACCAGCTGGCCCGCGCTCGCCGCCGATCTGCAGGCGGACAAGTTTGATATTGCGATGGGTGGGGTTACCGAGACACCGGCGCGGGCGCAAGCCTTCGCCCTCAGCCATCCGGTGGTGGCGAACGGAAAAATCGCCTTAGCCAACTGCCAGGCCGCCCCGCGGCTCGGTTCGCTGGAAAAAATTGACCGTCCGGACGTGAAAGTGATCGTCAACCCTGGCGGCACAAACCAGAGTTTTGTCGATGAACACATCAAGCAGGCGCAAATTATTCGCGTGCAGAACAATGTCGATAACCTGCAGGCGCTGCGGCAGAAAACGGCCGATATGATGGTGACCGATCTGATTGAAGGCGACTATTACCAGAGCAAAGAGCCCGGCGTGTTCTGCGTTGCTAACGAAACACCGTTCGCCGGTACCGCCAGCAACAAGGTGTATATGATGAGTAAAGATAACCCGGCGCTGCTGGAGAAAGTGAACCAGTGGCTGGATAGCCAGGACAAAGAGGTTCTCAAACGGAAGTGGAAAATTCGCGGTTAA
- a CDS encoding transporter has protein sequence MSLLRSLLFFLGAAVAAALAVLCLWVDIRVFGNDIPEVSLTEVVQESILAVIVLVHLLLARKYAHLRYSNILIGGFFLAMLIRELDGLFDLLAHGSWVWFALLATAGALLLPLRHCRQTLSQLTDYTRTPYYGMMISGLLAILVFSRLFGMHGLWYAVLDENYARVVKNTVEEGSESFGYMLCLTATLGYACYFRGLARQALSPQR, from the coding sequence ATGTCTCTGTTACGAAGCTTGCTTTTCTTTCTCGGCGCAGCGGTCGCGGCCGCCCTCGCGGTACTCTGTCTGTGGGTGGATATTCGGGTATTTGGTAACGACATCCCGGAGGTGTCGCTGACCGAAGTGGTGCAGGAGAGCATACTGGCCGTTATCGTGCTGGTTCATCTTCTGCTGGCGCGGAAATATGCCCACTTACGCTATAGCAATATCCTTATCGGCGGCTTCTTTCTCGCCATGCTGATCCGCGAACTGGATGGCCTGTTTGATTTACTCGCCCACGGCAGCTGGGTGTGGTTTGCGCTGCTGGCCACCGCAGGGGCGCTGCTGTTGCCGCTGCGCCATTGTCGTCAGACCCTGTCGCAGCTGACGGATTATACCCGTACCCCGTATTACGGCATGATGATCAGCGGTCTGCTGGCGATTCTGGTCTTCTCGCGGCTGTTTGGCATGCACGGCCTGTGGTATGCCGTGCTGGATGAGAACTACGCCCGGGTGGTGAAAAATACGGTGGAGGAAGGCAGCGAGTCGTTTGGCTATATGCTGTGCCTGACCGCCACCCTCGGCTACGCCTGCTACTTCCGCGGCCTGGCGCGACAGGCGCTGTCGCCGCAGCGCTAA
- a CDS encoding 2-hydroxyacid dehydrogenase, producing the protein MSDITIVVDCNDADFARDICAALQQFPDVTALLPHHQAARDAQYASCWFPDPQLLSRSPGLKLIQAASAGVDHLPPALFASEIPLCRVIDEDFRHGMFEYALWSVLWFQRHFDRALAHQRTQTWKLYPQRAAADFHIGIMGLGEIGGYIADQLARLGYRVSGWSRSEKQLAGVTCYRGEEALDNFLGSLDGLINLLPLTAQTRGILAAPLFNRLPAGAVLINCGRGEHMVNEDVLAALESGQLAGAVLDVFPQEPLPADDPLWRHPQVVITPHMASAAPAEVIARQLLENIQRQRRGLPLKNLVNKHAGY; encoded by the coding sequence ATGTCTGATATCACTATCGTTGTGGATTGTAACGACGCGGATTTCGCCCGCGATATTTGCGCCGCCCTGCAGCAGTTTCCCGACGTCACCGCGCTTCTGCCCCATCACCAGGCGGCGCGCGACGCCCAGTACGCCAGCTGCTGGTTCCCGGACCCACAGCTGCTGAGCCGCTCGCCGGGGCTGAAGCTGATCCAGGCCGCGTCCGCCGGGGTCGATCATCTGCCGCCCGCGCTGTTCGCCAGCGAGATCCCACTGTGCCGGGTGATCGATGAGGATTTTCGCCACGGCATGTTCGAATATGCCCTGTGGAGCGTCCTGTGGTTTCAGCGCCATTTCGACCGGGCGCTGGCCCACCAGCGAACCCAAACCTGGAAGCTCTATCCCCAGCGCGCCGCCGCCGACTTCCATATCGGCATTATGGGTCTGGGCGAAATTGGCGGCTATATCGCTGACCAGCTGGCGCGCCTCGGCTATCGGGTCTCCGGCTGGTCGCGCAGTGAAAAGCAGCTGGCTGGCGTCACCTGCTATCGCGGCGAGGAGGCGCTCGATAACTTCCTTGGGTCGCTTGACGGGCTGATTAACCTCCTGCCGCTCACCGCGCAGACTCGCGGTATCCTCGCCGCGCCACTGTTCAACCGGCTACCCGCCGGGGCGGTGTTGATCAACTGCGGCCGCGGGGAGCATATGGTCAATGAGGATGTGCTGGCGGCGCTGGAGAGCGGCCAGCTTGCCGGGGCGGTGCTCGACGTCTTCCCGCAGGAGCCTTTGCCGGCGGACGATCCGCTGTGGCGCCATCCGCAGGTGGTGATCACCCCGCATATGGCCTCTGCGGCCCCTGCCGAGGTGATCGCCCGCCAGCTGCTGGAAAACATTCAGCGCCAGCGCCGCGGGCTGCCGCTGAAAAATCTGGTCAATAAGCACGCCGGTTACTGA
- a CDS encoding class II aldolase/adducin family protein translates to MATEQHLRQQLAAAYRLAALFGWEDTLYTHFSVRLPGDGEPRFLINPFGMMFDEVSASNLIVVDMQGKVVEGDAPANSAGFTIHSAVHMAREDAHCVIHTHTLPGMAVAACEDGLLQLNQISTEFYQRVGYHPYEGVAFDLDERERIQRSLGNNIAMILQSHGLLSVGRTVADAFYIMYYLNRACEIQMAAAQLAALSPIHTIAPPLSQHACEQLMGVEHERQQVWQAWLRRLDRLDTSYKD, encoded by the coding sequence ATGGCAACTGAGCAACACCTGCGCCAGCAGTTGGCCGCCGCCTACCGGCTGGCGGCGCTGTTCGGCTGGGAGGATACCCTCTACACCCACTTCTCCGTGCGCCTACCCGGCGACGGCGAGCCGCGTTTTTTAATTAACCCCTTCGGCATGATGTTTGACGAAGTCTCCGCCAGCAACCTGATCGTGGTGGATATGCAGGGTAAGGTCGTAGAGGGCGACGCACCGGCTAACTCGGCGGGCTTTACCATCCACAGCGCGGTGCATATGGCCCGGGAAGACGCCCACTGCGTGATCCACACCCATACGCTGCCGGGAATGGCGGTGGCCGCCTGCGAGGACGGCCTGCTGCAGCTTAACCAGATCAGCACCGAGTTTTACCAGCGCGTCGGCTACCATCCCTATGAAGGGGTGGCCTTTGACCTTGACGAACGAGAGCGCATCCAGCGCTCGCTGGGGAATAATATCGCCATGATCCTGCAGAGCCACGGCCTGCTGTCGGTGGGCCGCACCGTGGCCGACGCGTTTTATATCATGTACTACCTGAACCGCGCCTGCGAGATCCAGATGGCCGCCGCCCAGCTGGCGGCCCTCAGCCCGATCCACACCATCGCCCCGCCCCTCAGCCAGCACGCCTGCGAGCAGCTGATGGGGGTGGAGCATGAACGTCAACAGGTCTGGCAGGCGTGGCTGCGCCGACTTGACCGTCTCGATACCTCTTACAAAGACTAA
- a CDS encoding amino acid ABC transporter permease/ATP-binding protein — translation MAFDWGYFFSLFSIGAFWQACVTVIVVSTLSWGIGLVVGFLLACAKLSAPRWIKIPVELYIWFFRSVPLMVLLVFVYNLPQLFPVTQPLLGVPFIAGLVSMTVTEAAYMAEIHRGGLLSVAKGQSEAGHALSFSFIGIQRLIVIPQAFRISLPTLINEYITIIKLSSILSVVSLPELLLTGQRLYAQNFLVMETLLAVAVYYVMVVTVFTWLFRALENRLDIQRKRPQTLSEAECQALRQSLPALTEEIKTPAVNGAPPALDLRGIRKSWGQHEVLKGIDLQVENGEVISIIGPSGSGKTTLIRTINALESIDGGEIILYGEDYLKGGAIVDKRQMRAGVRRIGMVFQSFNLFPHRTVLDNVMLAPRYHQLLDQPVAREQALILLDRVGLLAHAHKYPWQLSGGQQQRVAIARALALKPDIMLFDEPTSALDPELVGEVLKVIQSLAREGMTMLIVTHEMDFALSISDRVVLMENGVVQADIAPQVIRSPLEAPSLQRIREFMGVR, via the coding sequence ATGGCGTTCGATTGGGGATACTTTTTTTCATTGTTTAGCATTGGAGCATTCTGGCAGGCGTGCGTGACCGTCATCGTGGTCAGCACCTTGTCCTGGGGGATCGGCCTGGTGGTCGGTTTTCTGTTAGCCTGCGCGAAGCTCTCCGCGCCGCGCTGGATCAAGATCCCCGTCGAACTCTATATCTGGTTTTTTCGCAGCGTGCCGCTGATGGTGCTGCTGGTGTTTGTCTACAACCTGCCGCAGCTGTTTCCGGTGACCCAGCCGCTGCTCGGGGTGCCGTTTATCGCCGGGCTGGTGTCGATGACCGTCACCGAAGCGGCCTATATGGCGGAGATCCACCGCGGCGGACTGCTGTCGGTGGCCAAAGGGCAAAGCGAGGCGGGCCATGCGCTGAGCTTCAGCTTTATCGGCATCCAGCGGCTGATTGTGATCCCTCAGGCGTTTCGCATCTCGCTGCCGACGCTTATCAATGAATACATCACCATCATTAAGCTGAGCTCGATTTTGTCGGTGGTCTCCTTACCCGAGCTGCTGCTCACCGGCCAGCGCTTATATGCGCAGAATTTTCTCGTGATGGAGACCCTGCTGGCGGTGGCGGTGTACTACGTGATGGTGGTTACCGTCTTCACCTGGCTGTTCCGGGCGCTGGAAAATCGTCTCGATATTCAGCGTAAGCGTCCGCAAACCCTCAGCGAGGCGGAATGCCAGGCGCTGCGCCAGAGCCTGCCGGCGCTGACGGAGGAGATCAAAACGCCGGCCGTCAACGGCGCGCCGCCAGCGCTCGATCTGCGGGGCATCCGCAAATCCTGGGGTCAGCATGAGGTGCTGAAAGGCATCGATCTGCAGGTGGAGAACGGGGAGGTGATCAGCATCATCGGCCCGTCCGGCTCCGGCAAAACCACCCTGATCCGCACCATCAACGCCCTCGAAAGCATTGATGGCGGGGAGATCATTCTCTACGGCGAAGACTATCTGAAAGGCGGAGCCATCGTTGATAAGCGCCAGATGCGCGCCGGGGTGCGGCGCATCGGCATGGTCTTCCAGAGCTTCAACCTGTTCCCCCACCGCACGGTGCTCGACAACGTGATGCTGGCCCCGCGCTATCACCAGCTGCTGGACCAGCCGGTCGCCCGAGAACAGGCCCTGATATTGCTCGACCGCGTCGGCCTGCTGGCCCATGCCCACAAATACCCCTGGCAGCTCTCCGGCGGCCAGCAGCAGCGCGTGGCGATCGCCCGGGCGCTGGCGCTGAAACCGGACATTATGCTGTTTGACGAGCCAACCTCGGCGCTGGATCCCGAGCTGGTGGGCGAAGTACTGAAGGTCATTCAGTCGCTGGCCCGCGAAGGCATGACAATGCTGATTGTCACTCACGAGATGGACTTCGCCCTGTCGATTTCCGACCGCGTCGTGCTGATGGAGAACGGCGTGGTGCAGGCCGATATCGCCCCGCAGGTGATCCGCAGCCCGCTGGAGGCCCCTTCTCTGCAACGAATCCGTGAATTTATGGGAGTACGCTAA
- a CDS encoding ABC transporter substrate-binding protein — protein sequence MTSTLKKISRRVALTLAVSACFSPVTQAAELLTEGVFKVGMEVTYPPFESYDSNNNIVGLDPEFAALIAQHLQAKPQLIDTKFTSLILGIGKKYDAVISGMYVTPERQKQADAIPYALSGASIIALKGGAVQPKTEDELCGVKVGLQAGTTWVTSLKKHSDEWCLKNGKPAITIQEFPTAPEASQALLSKNIGAQLEIAPAAQIIVDKSRGRLGISSTRLVYPPPLGIYVAKGNTALAEAIKATLATLKANGQYAALIKKYNLESID from the coding sequence ATGACTAGCACCCTGAAAAAAATCTCGCGCCGTGTCGCGCTTACCCTCGCCGTCAGCGCCTGTTTTTCCCCTGTCACCCAGGCGGCGGAACTGCTGACCGAGGGCGTCTTTAAGGTGGGGATGGAGGTCACCTACCCGCCGTTTGAGTCCTATGACAGCAATAACAACATCGTCGGTCTCGACCCGGAGTTTGCCGCGCTGATCGCCCAACATCTGCAGGCCAAACCGCAGCTCATCGACACCAAGTTCACCAGCCTGATCCTCGGCATCGGCAAGAAATATGATGCGGTGATCTCCGGGATGTACGTGACGCCGGAGCGCCAGAAACAGGCCGACGCCATCCCTTACGCCCTCTCCGGCGCGTCGATCATCGCCCTGAAGGGCGGCGCGGTGCAGCCGAAAACCGAAGATGAGCTGTGCGGTGTGAAGGTCGGTCTGCAGGCAGGCACCACCTGGGTGACCAGCCTGAAAAAACACTCCGATGAGTGGTGCCTGAAAAACGGCAAACCGGCCATCACCATTCAGGAGTTCCCAACGGCGCCGGAAGCCTCGCAGGCGCTGCTGTCGAAGAACATCGGCGCCCAGCTTGAGATTGCCCCGGCGGCGCAGATCATCGTCGACAAGAGCCGCGGCCGCTTGGGGATAAGCTCTACGCGCCTGGTCTACCCGCCGCCGCTGGGGATCTACGTCGCTAAAGGCAACACCGCGCTGGCGGAGGCGATCAAGGCTACCCTGGCCACGCTGAAAGCCAACGGCCAATATGCCGCGCTGATCAAAAAATACAACTTAGAAAGCATCGATTAA
- a CDS encoding isopenicillin N synthase family dioxygenase, whose protein sequence is MTAVKHAFTELPTIDIRDLAGDDLARRQAVADAIGRAAREVGFFYITGHGIDPALIAGVREAAKQIFALPMEEKMNYYIGHSKSHKGYVPEGEEIYGAGKPDHKEAFDIGFQAADDHPLVLAGTPLIGANEWPDLPDFRARVLAYYDAVFALGHRLFDAFALALGLPEGYFKPMVTCPPAKLRLIHYPFDASVEDVPGIGAHTDYECFTLLLADQPGLEVLNEESVWIDAPPVKNAAGEEAFVINIGDMLEVLSAGTFVATAHRVRKVPQERYSFPLFFACDYHTLIRPLPTFLAAGEAGEYQELSIGEHMWSQALQTYRYLREKVNRGELQLPERARGTNTFGHLKKQAQQKTPNHP, encoded by the coding sequence ATGACCGCCGTGAAGCACGCTTTTACTGAACTCCCGACCATCGATATCCGCGATCTGGCCGGCGACGACCTCGCCAGGCGCCAGGCGGTGGCCGACGCCATCGGCCGCGCGGCGCGCGAGGTGGGCTTTTTCTATATCACCGGCCACGGCATCGACCCGGCGCTGATCGCCGGCGTCCGCGAGGCGGCGAAGCAGATCTTCGCCCTGCCGATGGAGGAGAAGATGAACTATTACATCGGCCACTCCAAAAGCCATAAGGGTTATGTTCCGGAAGGAGAAGAGATCTACGGCGCCGGCAAGCCGGACCATAAAGAGGCCTTCGATATCGGCTTCCAGGCAGCGGATGACCATCCGCTGGTGCTCGCCGGTACGCCGCTGATCGGCGCCAACGAGTGGCCCGATCTGCCGGATTTCCGCGCGCGGGTGCTGGCCTACTACGACGCGGTTTTCGCCCTCGGCCACCGCCTGTTCGATGCTTTCGCCCTCGCGCTCGGCCTGCCGGAAGGGTATTTCAAACCGATGGTGACCTGCCCGCCGGCCAAGCTGCGGCTGATCCATTACCCATTCGACGCCAGCGTCGAAGATGTTCCCGGAATTGGTGCACACACCGACTATGAGTGCTTCACCCTGCTGCTCGCCGACCAGCCCGGCCTTGAAGTCCTCAATGAAGAAAGCGTGTGGATCGATGCACCTCCCGTCAAGAACGCCGCCGGAGAAGAGGCGTTCGTGATCAATATCGGCGACATGCTGGAAGTACTCAGCGCTGGCACATTTGTTGCTACAGCCCACCGGGTGCGCAAAGTGCCGCAGGAGCGGTACTCCTTCCCGCTGTTTTTCGCCTGCGATTACCACACGCTGATCCGCCCGCTGCCGACCTTTCTCGCCGCCGGCGAAGCCGGTGAATATCAGGAGCTGAGCATCGGGGAGCATATGTGGAGCCAGGCGCTGCAAACCTATCGCTACCTGCGCGAGAAGGTCAATCGCGGTGAACTTCAGCTACCGGAGCGCGCGCGCGGCACCAATACGTTTGGCCATTTGAAAAAACAGGCACAGCAAAAAACCCCTAACCACCCGTGA
- a CDS encoding sugar phosphate isomerase/epimerase family protein, translating into MELKCFRTLWGVTTPWSQTLDELQRVGCCGIEARVPLTVAERRQLADRLQASGLEYIAILFSGGGVLPAQHETPEQHLARLQTRFAEASSLNPRFVNLLAGNDRWPLAQQVDFLGKAHELAAGFGLTCSFETHRATSLYSPWLTLEIVQQLPQLRFTADISHWVVVSERLLDDPCDDFSAFIDRVHHVQARVGYDQGPQVPHPAAPEYQPALAFAERFWQQVWHSQRQRGYPQTTLTPEFGADGYLHHLPFTNVPVADLWSLNAWMAARQQAHFQQFLSLTEQEPQP; encoded by the coding sequence ATGGAGCTGAAATGCTTTCGCACCCTCTGGGGAGTCACCACCCCCTGGTCGCAAACGCTGGATGAACTGCAGCGCGTCGGCTGCTGCGGTATCGAAGCCCGCGTGCCGTTAACGGTGGCCGAGCGGCGGCAGCTCGCCGACCGCCTGCAGGCGTCAGGGCTGGAGTATATCGCCATTCTTTTCAGCGGCGGCGGAGTGCTCCCCGCCCAGCATGAAACGCCGGAGCAGCATCTGGCACGCCTGCAGACCCGCTTCGCCGAGGCCAGCAGCCTCAACCCGCGCTTTGTCAATCTGCTGGCGGGCAACGATCGCTGGCCGCTGGCGCAGCAGGTCGATTTTCTCGGCAAGGCGCACGAGCTGGCCGCCGGGTTTGGGTTGACCTGCAGCTTTGAAACCCATCGCGCCACCTCGCTGTACAGCCCGTGGCTCACGCTGGAGATCGTTCAGCAGCTCCCCCAGTTGCGCTTTACCGCCGACATCAGCCACTGGGTGGTGGTCAGCGAGCGGCTGCTGGATGACCCCTGCGATGACTTCAGCGCCTTTATCGACCGCGTGCATCACGTGCAGGCCCGGGTGGGCTACGACCAGGGGCCGCAGGTGCCGCACCCGGCGGCGCCGGAGTATCAGCCGGCGCTGGCCTTTGCCGAGCGCTTCTGGCAGCAGGTTTGGCATTCACAGCGCCAGCGCGGCTACCCGCAGACCACCCTGACCCCGGAGTTTGGCGCCGACGGCTATCTGCACCATCTGCCGTTCACCAATGTTCCGGTGGCCGATCTCTGGTCGCTCAACGCCTGGATGGCCGCGCGCCAGCAGGCCCACTTTCAGCAGTTTTTATCGCTCACTGAACAGGAACCGCAGCCATGA
- the speB gene encoding agmatinase produces MDNLFHQPQGGNEMPRFAGRATMMRLPFIEDLQGLDAAFVGIPLDIGTSQRSGTRYGPRYIRAESVMIRPYNMATGAAPFDSLSVADIGDVPINTYSLLKSVQIIEDYYTGLNSYPLIPLTLGGDHTITLPILRALTKKHGPVGLIHVDAHTDTNDEMFGEKIAHGTTFRRAVEEGLLDLKRVVQIGQRAQGYAAGDFQWGVDQGFRLVQAEQCWHTSLAPLMAEVRQQMGDGPVYLSFDIDSLDPIWAPGTGTPEVGGLTSIQALEIVRGCRGLNLIGADLVEVSPPYDVSGNTSQLAANLLYEMLCVLPGVKYA; encoded by the coding sequence ATGGATAACCTCTTTCACCAACCGCAGGGTGGCAATGAGATGCCACGCTTCGCCGGCCGCGCCACAATGATGCGCCTGCCTTTTATCGAAGATTTACAGGGACTTGACGCGGCATTTGTCGGCATTCCGCTGGATATCGGCACCTCGCAGCGCTCAGGTACGCGCTACGGTCCGCGCTATATTCGCGCCGAATCGGTGATGATCCGTCCGTACAATATGGCAACCGGCGCCGCGCCGTTCGACTCGCTGTCGGTGGCCGACATCGGCGATGTGCCGATCAATACCTACAGCCTGCTCAAATCGGTGCAAATTATCGAAGATTACTACACCGGTTTGAATAGTTATCCGCTGATCCCGCTGACCCTCGGCGGGGACCACACCATTACCCTGCCGATCCTGCGGGCGCTGACCAAAAAACATGGTCCGGTGGGCCTCATCCACGTCGACGCCCATACCGATACCAATGATGAGATGTTCGGAGAGAAAATCGCCCACGGCACCACCTTTCGTCGCGCCGTTGAGGAAGGACTGCTCGACCTCAAACGGGTGGTGCAGATTGGCCAGCGTGCCCAGGGCTATGCCGCCGGCGACTTCCAGTGGGGCGTTGACCAGGGCTTTCGCCTAGTGCAGGCGGAGCAGTGCTGGCATACCTCGCTGGCGCCGCTGATGGCCGAAGTCCGTCAGCAGATGGGCGACGGGCCGGTGTATCTCAGCTTTGATATCGACAGCCTCGATCCCATCTGGGCTCCGGGAACCGGGACGCCGGAAGTCGGCGGCCTGACCTCCATTCAGGCGCTGGAGATCGTCCGCGGCTGCCGCGGCCTGAACCTGATTGGCGCCGATCTGGTCGAGGTCTCGCCCCCCTATGACGTGAGCGGCAATACCTCCCAGCTGGCGGCCAACCTGCTGTACGAGATGCTCTGCGTCCTGCCCGGCGTGAAGTACGCCTGA
- a CDS encoding LysR family transcriptional regulator, producing the protein MHHDASLNIRQLQVFEAVARLESYSRAQQELGISVSAISNAMSQLEGQLGFTLCQRGRGGFSLTEKGQQFLQQAIRVLSELNELERQSALLKGEHSGTLCISTLDSIETETALSLPVVLRSFSDKFPHVHIKLIIRTPAEQLNGVLNNHIDLAIGSYNSQVHNIISEPLYREQHWLYCSDLHPMFFSRQLDKEQISQCPLVTRSYWNTSDLRRRGFSKGSATVETVDAQLLLILSGKYIGYLPEHYAWPWIKENRLRVLLPNEFGFQSPFSAICKRGRSNEPYLKAFRDLLKKNTVARPKWNY; encoded by the coding sequence ATGCATCACGACGCCAGCCTTAATATTCGCCAGCTGCAGGTTTTCGAGGCGGTGGCCCGCCTGGAGAGCTATAGCCGGGCCCAGCAGGAGCTGGGCATTTCGGTCTCCGCCATCAGCAATGCGATGTCGCAGCTGGAGGGACAGCTTGGCTTCACCCTCTGCCAGCGCGGGCGCGGCGGCTTTTCCCTGACCGAGAAAGGCCAGCAGTTTTTACAGCAGGCGATCCGCGTGCTGAGCGAACTCAATGAGCTGGAGCGGCAGTCGGCGCTGCTCAAAGGGGAGCACAGCGGCACCCTGTGCATCTCGACGCTCGACTCCATCGAGACCGAAACGGCGCTTTCGCTGCCGGTGGTTCTGCGCAGCTTCAGCGACAAATTTCCCCATGTGCATATCAAACTGATTATTCGCACCCCGGCGGAGCAACTTAACGGCGTGCTGAACAACCATATCGACCTGGCCATCGGCAGCTACAACTCGCAGGTGCATAACATCATCAGCGAGCCGCTGTACCGCGAACAGCACTGGCTCTACTGCAGCGATCTGCACCCGATGTTCTTCAGCCGTCAGCTGGATAAAGAGCAGATCAGCCAGTGCCCGCTGGTGACCCGCAGCTACTGGAACACCAGCGACCTGCGCCGCCGGGGCTTCAGCAAAGGCAGCGCCACCGTCGAGACCGTCGACGCCCAGCTGCTGCTGATCCTCTCGGGGAAATATATTGGCTATCTGCCGGAGCATTACGCCTGGCCGTGGATCAAAGAGAACCGCCTGCGGGTGCTGCTGCCCAACGAGTTTGGCTTTCAGTCGCCGTTCTCGGCTATCTGTAAGCGCGGGCGCAGCAATGAGCCCTATCTGAAAGCGTTCCGTGACCTGCTGAAGAAAAACACAGTGGCGCGGCCGAAGTGGAATTATTAA